A part of Lacerta agilis isolate rLacAgi1 chromosome 7, rLacAgi1.pri, whole genome shotgun sequence genomic DNA contains:
- the LOC117050288 gene encoding E3 SUMO-protein ligase NSE2-like, producing MNFVCPITQVEMKKPVKNKVCGHFYEEEAILDLIRHKEQRDKNACCPKVGCSNLTVRRSDLVPDEAVKRAIDSQSKQSRPAQ from the exons GTAGAAATGAAGAAACCTGTCAAGAATAAGGTCTGTGGGCACTTCTACGAAGAAGAAGCCATCCTGGACCTGATCCGACACAAGGAACAGCGTGACAAGAATGCCTG CTGCCCCAAGGTTGGCTGCAGCAACCTCACCGTCAGGAGATCAGACCTGGTGCCGGATGAAGCCGTTAAGAGAGCAATCGACAGTCAGAGTAAACAGAGCCGGCCGGCACAGTAG